CGCCGCAGAGCCGTCGAGATAAATATCTGGATCGTGGATAAGTAGAGCAGACAATCCGTTCTCCAATTCAATCACTCTGTATACCCTCCGATCGTTGGGTGACTTCACCACTACACTGTCCAAGCTCGAAACGGCTTTAGTTACAGACATTGTCCTCGCTCTGAGAAGATAGCGACTCGCGAAGAAGGTGTGCTGCTGCTGCCGCAAGAGTATCTCCTTCTTAGGTCTTTTGAATCCGATTCCGCCGCTATTACCTTCTTctgaattttcatttattttttattaaaaaaaaaacaaattagaaTTAACTGAAAACGCAATATCAAAAATGTTAAGTTAAACATCGTGCCGTTATCTTCGTAGAGATACGACATGTTCGCCGTTTCATACTTCCACGTTTCGTCTTCTCTCCGTCGACGTCGCCTCTGAAATCGAACCTCCGGGAACGAAAGAGAATCGAAAATTTGAATAATGAAAGTGGTTACAAACCTAATTGACCTTTACTGTACCATCCAAATCGAGGCAATGAATCGACTAGCGATAGAGTGCGGATATCTCTGAATACCCCTAACATTGTGTGGTTGAGTTAGCAACGATGGCACTGTCGCAGTGGAAGGAAGCTATTCTCGAAGGAACTTTCATCGAGATTGAGAAGAATCTCGAGCAGCAGTTGGATAATCTATGTAGAGCGAAAAGAAGCAATCAGATCGATGCGATAAGGTTTAGTTGTTTGGTTGCTCGTGACCACTTGTATTATAGCTCTCGACGAATATGGACGGCTCACAATGACGCAAAGGCTTGTCAGTTGTGAGACTGACGGATGAGAATACGAGAGACAAAGCTTTGGCTTCTTTGAGGAACTTTGTTACAAAGAGTTGCAtcctcaagaacaagaacatcGACGTTGCTAATCCTTCTGCAACAAACAAGCCTCCTAGCTTGATGGGGCGAAGAGCCACAGCATATATATACTTGCGaggtataaaatatttaaaagttcatTGTTTAATCAGATCATCTATGATATTGTCGTAGGTCTTACTGTGTTTGAATAGCTAGTTTGATGGAACACCGAAGTAACACGTATTCACTAAGTTCATAAAGCAATATTCTAGTGCGCAGCTTCTGCTCTTTCTTCATTTCTCTTAGAGTTGATACTAACTTCATACTGTCACGTTTCTAATAGTAGACACAACCTCCATGAGTAGGTGGGCtacacatataaatattttaacaaatagTCTTTTCTCATTCAAACtatctatattataaaaaaataggacCGTAAAGAATTTACAAAACTTTTGAATCTGAATCTACATCTTCTTGTCACCTAATAAAGTAAAGAACAAAAAGTCAAGTCTCTTTGTCTTTTCATTCCCTTATAATTGAGCAAAGCCAGAAACAGATTAGTCAGTTCCTCAGAAACTGTCCAATGCCTCAGCTGGATCGCTCTAGGGTCTCTTCGGCTAAGCTACTTTCGGTGGTCGTCGACGGCGACTATTATGGCCGATCATCTGCTGCGGTTCCCTTCAAATGGGAATCTCAGCCCGGAACTCCCATAAGACTTTTCAAACGATCTTCAGGTTCTGATTCCGATTTCAATTCTCCTGTTTCAGGTCCACTCACACCTCCTCCTTCTTACTTCAGCGCTTCTCCTTCCTCTACAAAGCCTAAAAGAGCCAACGTTCGTTCTGCTTCCTTGGTCAACAAGAATCGTAGTGTTCCGTCGTCTCCGgttgcttcatcttcatcatcctcGTCTTCAACATCTTCTGTGCCTTCCTCTCCAATGAGGACGTCGGATTCGTACGGAAGGAACAGCAGAAGACCAATGTGGTACGGATCTAGACATTATAATGCTAAGTCTTCAGGATGCTACGGTTCCATCATCAAGTTGTTTCTAAGAGATGTCaagtaattatgtttttaaatctcTCAAAAAATATGTTGGGTTTCTACTCTTTTTTTGTAATCTTGGGAAATAATTTTCTGAAACTAATTGTCCTCAGATTCATTTCATCTCAATGAATCTACTGGTTGGGTCATAAGTCATAATCATATGCTTTTCATTAAACTCTGATTCTTCGATTTGTCTAAATTACTTACAAACATAAAGATTACACTGCAGTCTATATGTCAATATGTGTATAGAATCTGTGCTCAGGGTAACTTCTTGTCATTTCAAATTCACAACTTACTCttccatttaaattttttgaaatctgtGAGAAACAAAATTTTCCTCACTTAGATATTTACAGCaaaccataaaaataaattgaccCTTAAGCAAAGTAAATTAAATCAACATAACATTACATGCTAGTATATATTAAGATCAGATCTATAAATGCTCAGTAGTATTATTTCACTTTTGTACAGTCTATACTCATGCGAGACCATAACAAATAAACAATACATTTCACTTACGgtcaaatcttttattttatttttttcattgagtGTATTGATTGGGGTATCATTCTTTCGTTTGGCGTTCATTGACCATCACGTGACACCACATGCGCATAAAACTCTGCTACGGAGCTCACTCACGTTGGCTGATTCCAAGCTCCGTTTTTCATTCCACACCACACGTTGGCAAAGCCTGGTTTGAGGGAATCATGCATGGTTCTCTTCTCGTCCGTAGATTTTCAAATTATTCCAATCAGATCAAGTTTGGCTAATTTTCACAGGCTTTGCTAAATTTTTAACATTACGCAAATATCATTTAGCTAACTCTCTCGACCATAACATTCAAAACAAAAGCCAATATTATCCAAAAGACTTAGAAAACGAAGTTGCCTTCTTCTGCAGCAGAAGAGAATGCACCATCTTCCATCTCACGGAGGGCAGTCGCAGTTGAATCATCTATTCCCAGCAGATACTGTAGCCTCGATACCTTTTCTGGCGCCGGCTTGGGATCACTCTTTGAATAGATACTATATAGATCGGATAACTCCTCCGAGACCTCCCACGACAGCGGCTCAGCCGGCACAGCTTTGTCGCATGCCAGCAAATCATTCAGCGACGAGACctaaaacaattaaaagaaaGCATGCACTAATCAGACACACAATCTGACTTATGAAAGAGAGGAAAAGAGGATTTGCATACCACTCCTTTAGCGTTTCTCTGCCTGAGCAATGCCACGGCTTGGATCAGGGAGTTAGATAGTCTACTCCGAGCAAGGTCATGGACAACGCCTTTGGCCTTTTCCAAGTCAATACTGAGATCAGATGGGATTGTCTCGTAGACTTCAGTTTCATCGAACTCACCTGTTCCTGATGAGAATATGTCATTCACCGTCTTCTTGAACAGTTTCTCTCTCAGACTAACAGCGATCATGCTGTCCAGACTCACGTTTGCCTCCTTGAGCTCCCTTATCTGCTTTATGTTAAGTCTTCCTTGGTTAACAGCGGTTTCTATCGCGTTCGCCATTTTTGTGGTTGTTATGTTCTTTATAACCTTCTCCGCTTGTGGCTGAGGCAACCCAACTTCTTTCTGCAACTCGTCTAACTGCTCTACTCTTGCCTTTGTCAACTGCCCATCAGCTAGAATCACTTCAGCTTGTTGCCTGAAAGCCTGCTCGGCTAAACCTACGTGAATGTTGACTATCTCTTTAGAAGTCAATCCAAGGATCCCACCGAGCTGGTTCAGAAGCAAGTACTCTGAGTCGTCTCTCTTTGTTGTGATCTGTGCGCCGAAGGGGATTCTCGTTACCTCTCCGGTTAGACAGTAGAGCAAGTATGTTTTGTAGAGATCGATCCTGTCCCTGTCGGGAAGGTCGTCTTTGAGAGTTATCTCAGTCTGGCCAGGCTTTCCCATCTTCTCAGCGAGTTCTTTATCAGGTCTTGTCTTTTTGAGCGATTCAAGGGATCCCCATTCCTCATCTTCActaacttcttctttctcttgaaCAGGCTCCTCCTCAGGTTTTTTGTCAGAAGATTCTCCCTTGATGTCAGCCAACATTTCAGTCACGACTAACGTGTTGAAAGCAATCATCTTCTTGAGCTCCTTTGCTGACTCGGTGCGGTTCTCTGCCGATCTTGCTCGTCTGATATAGTTTGTGAAAACCCTACGGACCTGCATCAATGAAGGTATCTCTTTTCTTATCAGataaactaaatcttaataCCAAACATGGGAAAAGTAAAGAGTGTGATGATACTCACAGCCTTGCTAGCAATAGACATGGCAGTCTCTCTGGATAACCGAAGACCATGAGCAGCCTTTCTTACTGATTTGCGAGTTTCAGCATCATAACCATCCACTCCAGAAGAAATTGCTTCTCTGACAACCTGCAAAAGATGTAACGAATAAGACCACGGAGACAAAATGGGACATAGAAGCGGACTAATAAGCTGGAATACCTTTTCAAATATGCTTCCACAGATTTCTGCATGAGCAGCCTCAATAGTTTGCTGAGGAATACAGAGCATGACTCTTAACCTCAATAAAGCAGCAACATTGTCATCGCTCAGCTCTCCATCCGTAACACATTGTTGAAGCTTCTGCCTATAGATATCTGAAGAAAAGCAGGTGATTGTCAGATGACTGGGAAGAAAAGACTTCAGCAAACATCAAAACTGTTAGATAACAGCATGTAATGTAACCACACAAAAAGTGCCAAACTTGTTGGAAGTCTGTTAAGAACCAAATCGATAACAATTAAAGCTAGTTTGCAAGGCAAGGGACCAGCAGGTTCACCAGCCATCAACCAAATTGATATGATTCTAGTTTTTCATGGTCCCATCCATCGTATCTTTGGGCGATACAGTGGCAATTCAAACTGTATAACGTAACAGCATAAGGTCAGGTGGTCCGAATATACCTTCATGGATTGCGCTTGCCTTCTGTGCATCAAAGTGCAGCTCTTCGCATAGCTTTTGAAGATATTTTGCTTTACTGTCTCGTGCTTCAAGGTCACCACTAGAAAAAGCGTTAGCAAGTCTTTTACGGTATGCCTTGGACGTGACATCAACACTAATAGCTTCAGCCTCCCGAGTTCCCAATCCGAGAATGTTTCTCAATTGGCTCATTGCCACAAGCTACCATTCAGCAGAAagatgatcaaaaatgatatcGCATGGGACggtgatagaaaaaaaaaaacagaatcggAAACACGCTCTATAACATACTTTATACAAAACTGGTTTCAGCTTACCTTGTTTTCTTCAATGCGCCCACTCGATAAAGCATCTGTAACATATGCTCTATAAAGTAGCTTTAAATCATCCATCCTCCTCTCAAAATCAGACTCACCACCTATGCCACAGAGATCCAACGTTAATAGCCTATAATTACTAATCAGAAAATAGACCGTCAAAAGCATTTACCTATTAAAGATATAGGGCCAACGCCCCGTGCAAAATTAGCTGCCTCTGAATGATTTTTCAAGGAAACCAGTAGGTTGTTAAACTCCAGTACTTTTTCAAGCTCTTCCACAACAAGTGACATACTCTTCCTGGATTAAATCATTTTATGCATGATTCAGTAATTAATAAAAGAAGCAGTTTTTCAGCTCGACCACATTCAACATTATTTTTCAGTAAAGTCATTTTATGCGTGACTCGgtaattaataaatacaatGCCTTACACTGCTCGTGTGCGGGATTTTAGAACGCCAAGTGCAGAAGTAATATTCTCTATGGCTACTGCTCTTGTATGTTCTCTGAACAGCTCTTCAGCAAGCTAAAAGGGACAAGACACTGTCAGAAGAACTATAACTAGTGGCAGTAGGAAATCAATTCTACAATTAAATGGAGTACCTCATCAGAAAGCTTGAATGATAGTTGTGCTTTTCTAAGGTCCACAAGGTTTTCTACGTTAATATCTGCAAGAACATGTTGACAAACATAACTATTTAAGTTTCCATGCTTAAAGCTGAAGATAAGGCTAAGAAGTATCTGTTATCAATGTCAAATGAGATTATCCATTGCATAATTATAGTTCCAGGCGGAGCATTCAGCATCTTGCTGAGAAATGAACAGTATAAAGCTCTATTTACAAGAAGTGACAAAGTAGTTGACATAACCAGCTCAAGCAACTTCCTTCATTCTACAATTtgacattattttaaattttaaaatgaaaaacatgAATAACATTACCTCTACCAACTAATTTCAACCTTTCGGCATACAGCTGCTTTGCATTTTCACGAATAGCAATCTCAACCTATACAAAAGGTTAACACATTAGCAGAGAACTTCAGATTACCAAGTTGCCAATTTgcatcttacaaaaaaaagatacaaatattGCACAAAACCATAGGTTTGACAAAAATGGAATGCCGACCTGAGCATCTGTGACTTTCAGCACTCGCTTCCAAGGTAAAAGGAAGGAGGCAGCGTCTCCAAACACAAGAGCTGAAACATATACAAGCCTCATAAATGCCTGCACTAGGACCATACACAGCTTGTGATCACACTTGTGTTCGCTTTCCGAACCAAGAAGGACTAATATGGACTAGCGACTCACCCGACGCTGTTCTGCATCCCCTTCACGCTCCCCAGTCTCAAGCCTTTGCCTAAAAATCCTCCTGCCAATCTAAACAATACCAAGGAACTGGCGATTACCCTCCTCAACCAACTGCAAAAGGCTAATTCAAACAAAGAAGAATCAACTAGAAAACACCTCCATGTGCATGGAGGCTGCATCAGGGTCGTCTATTCCCAGAGCACTTTTGAATTTAACAATCTTCTCCACTTCATCTCCTTTAAGAGACTGTCCTTCAGCTGGAAGCACGGAAGTCACATACCTAATCAAGATGCAAAGATTAACTAAATAACTCTCCACACTAAGCAAAAGAGGAAGACACTTCTCCCGAGTTCGACTCACCGGCAATATATATCACATATCTCAGCCTGGAACGCCTCATCTTCTTTATTAACACCATACCTGCCACATACACAAACGATCAAAAAGTAAACTTTGTGTGTAAATCCCAAAAAGTTTGATCCTTTCGTACCTAGAAGCGATCTTTTCTATATCCTCTTTCGTCACAGAGGCGGGATCTTCGAATTCCGCGACATAATTGTGCAAACCGATGGCAGCCACCTCCGGTACGGCCGAGTTCATCGCATAGACGAGAGCTCCACCAGCTGCTCCAGCTACAGCTGCTCCACCTAGGGCGATATTCCTTGAGCCCATTAACCGAAGCCCAAGCCCATAGCCACTAGCTAAAGAGGCCGCTAGAACGACAGCAGAAGTCGCTAGCCGCACCGGCGGCGTCATTTTCTCTACAATCGGTTGCAGTCCCGTGAGCTCCTTCTTGTTAGCCACCACCAGCGGTGGTTGTTCGGACGGAGTAGCTGCGCAGCGAGGGAACGAAGCTCGGTAGCGACGGCGAGACGGAGACTGAGAGTTGGATAAACGGAGAGGTAACGGAGTGAGGAAGTGGCAGAGTAGAGCGGAGCGAGGGGAAGGTGAGATTGGAGCGTTGATTGCTGTGGGTATCATGGTTAAGATCCTGAGCAGTTGTAGAGAGAAGAAGCTCTCGTAGGGTTTAACGAACAGAGAGGAAGAAAGAGGATAGAAACGAGATAGGACTCCTCAAAACGCCATCGATATGCCTTTTCGGACGCCGAaacgtttttaattttatattgcaAACTGCGTGCTGTTTTACTCCACGATAAACGGTGAGAAGTTAAATGAATAGGAAATTAGACGGCGCGCGTTAAAGATTTCTGTTTATTTTGGGCTCGAAACTAAATAACTTTTCCAAGACTCTAAACCCGTATTTTTCTGAAACAATTACACCCAAGGTGGCTTTCTGATTTTTTATAACACTATAATACACTTTATAGCTACTAGAGCAGTTTTTCACTCTTTTCCGCGAAAAACACACATGTGGAACATACAAAATTCCAaaactaacttttttttaaatagtatacaccgtaattctattataaaaaaatctaaaacatttcgTCAATTGAGAAAATATAAGAGGTCccactctctcttcttcatccagATTTGCTTTTTCAGATTTCTTTTCCAACATAATTCACTTCAAATTATTATCTATGTTGTTTGATCTATTTTTTGAGATGTACCAAGATGCTGGTCTGATGATGGTTAAATGGTGACATAGACGACGGTGGGAGAACATAGATGACGGCGGAGACGTTGGCGGTAGGTGACATCGACGACGACGACGTAGATGACATAGCAAAAGTGTTGgttttttaattgtttgaaGGTTTGTTAATGATGGTCATAGACTCGTGGGACAAAGGTTTGTTCAGTTCTCTAATTACATCCACCCATTTCCTCATCTGTACTCCCATCGTCAACACCATAACCGTCACAGCACCGCCGTAACCGACGTGAGCTCTCCTTCACCTCTTTCTCGATACTTATCCATGAATCATCATCTCCATATGGTGGAGAATTTGGACACTCCGACACCATGAATAAAAGCTTTAACGCTTTTGTaagtttgttttttcttatgttGAGGGATTGAGTGAAAGCCTGcttgaaaatatcattttagtcATGACATTGGTGTACACATGGATATCGGATATCGTAAGCTGTGGATATTACAAATCGGCGTACATGTGGATACGTACACGTGGACAATGAGGTCTATGTGTACACGTGGACATTAATGTTGGCCATACATATGTTGCAATATGCAAATACAAGAACAATatctaaaaaagaaatataaaatgttgATAAAAACATTCCT
This region of Brassica napus cultivar Da-Ae chromosome C5, Da-Ae, whole genome shotgun sequence genomic DNA includes:
- the LOC106401129 gene encoding uncharacterized protein LOC106401129 produces the protein MGRRATAYIYLRGPLTPPPSYFSASPSSTKPKRANVRSASLVNKNRSVPSSPVASSSSSSSSTSSVPSSPMRTSDSYGRNSRRPMWYGSRHYNAKSSGCYGSIIKLFLRDVK
- the LOC106400897 gene encoding protein TIC110, chloroplastic — encoded protein: MIPTAINAPISPSPRSALLCHFLTPLPLRLSNSQSPSRRRYRASFPRCAATPSEQPPLVVANKKELTGLQPIVEKMTPPVRLATSAVVLAASLASGYGLGLRLMGSRNIALGGAAVAGAAGGALVYAMNSAVPEVAAIGLHNYVAEFEDPASVTKEDIEKIASRYGVNKEDEAFQAEICDIYCRYVTSVLPAEGQSLKGDEVEKIVKFKSALGIDDPDAASMHMEIGRRIFRQRLETGEREGDAEQRRAFMRLVYVSALVFGDAASFLLPWKRVLKVTDAQVEIAIRENAKQLYAERLKLVGRDINVENLVDLRKAQLSFKLSDELAEELFREHTRAVAIENITSALGVLKSRTRAVKSMSLVVEELEKVLEFNNLLVSLKNHSEAANFARGVGPISLIGGESDFERRMDDLKLLYRAYVTDALSSGRIEENKLVAMSQLRNILGLGTREAEAISVDVTSKAYRKRLANAFSSGDLEARDSKAKYLQKLCEELHFDAQKASAIHEDIYRQKLQQCVTDGELSDDNVAALLRLRVMLCIPQQTIEAAHAEICGSIFEKVVREAISSGVDGYDAETRKSVRKAAHGLRLSRETAMSIASKAVRRVFTNYIRRARSAENRTESAKELKKMIAFNTLVVTEMLADIKGESSDKKPEEEPVQEKEEVSEDEEWGSLESLKKTRPDKELAEKMGKPGQTEITLKDDLPDRDRIDLYKTYLLYCLTGEVTRIPFGAQITTKRDDSEYLLLNQLGGILGLTSKEIVNIHVGLAEQAFRQQAEVILADGQLTKARVEQLDELQKEVGLPQPQAEKVIKNITTTKMANAIETAVNQGRLNIKQIRELKEANVSLDSMIAVSLREKLFKKTVNDIFSSGTGEFDETEVYETIPSDLSIDLEKAKGVVHDLARSRLSNSLIQAVALLRQRNAKGVVSSLNDLLACDKAVPAEPLSWEVSEELSDLYSIYSKSDPKPAPEKVSRLQYLLGIDDSTATALREMEDGAFSSAAEEGNFVF